Genomic DNA from Salvia miltiorrhiza cultivar Shanhuang (shh) chromosome 1, IMPLAD_Smil_shh, whole genome shotgun sequence:
TGGCCCCTGCCTCTACGACGCCAAGGTAttatgctgctgctgcttcttcttcttagTACTATTATGATTACTgctattattattcttattattccTTTCTTTACTGAAAACCCCAACTAGATTCATTCAAATGTAAGGTTTTTCTTCTAATAGTCTTTTTTAATGCCCAATTTGATTCCTACTGAAATACATGTATTTGTTTCTGTGGATGATATCCTTTTTGTAGCTCCTTTAATTGCAATTTTGATTCTTACAAATATCTGTATTTGTTTCGGTGGATGATATTCCGGTTGGATTTTtctgtttaattatttttcgaATTACGTGCATTCATTCCTAAAGCATAGTATAATTGGTTTCCTAATCCCTTCTATTGCTTGGTTATGCTTCACAAGGTGCAAAAGATTGAATCTTGTTCTAAGGGATGGAAGTATTATGTTCATTATCCTGTAAGTACATACTCCTGATTTCTACTTTAggggtgcgttcactttgatggatgggaaaagaagggataacaaaaatgcatgtctttaaatatctcattttttatcccacattttacacaaaagagaagttcaccattttttcttttttattttcacttcaaggagggataatattatcacaccaaaatggagggataatattatccctccttgaagtgaaaataaagaaggaaaaatggtgaacttctcttttgtgtaaaatgtgggataagaaaggagacatttaaaggcataaatttttgttatccctccatttagagggataaaaaacaaacacaccctAGCTGTTTAGCTATTTCTTTTACATTCTAAAATTTGTAGTATTCTTTGCCAATGCAGTTGCATTGTTGCATATATTGAAATAATCAACATGTTTGGGCAGTTTATTGGCGAATATTGCAAGGTTTAATCGTGTGTTCTTTATCTTATATTTGTTCAGGGATGGAGCAAAAAGTGAGTGCACGTCTTCTGCTACATTCTGATGACCTGAATTTTCTGGATTCTGACTAATGTATCCATTGAAGGCTAGTATTTCATTTCTTGAAGTTAGGGGCTtgagattttttattttggcaCAACTATCCGTTTGGTAAATTATCCTTGCATCTTTCCATCAGCACTGGCTTTCAACAAACTCATGTATAGAGCAAGAGTGCATTTTACCTCCGACTTATTCAAGTTATCATATATGCTTCCAAAATTATATCTGAACTATTGATAATCTTCGGATGCTTTACTTTCCTGGAAGCTTGATGCCTTTGAGGTAAATGTGGCATATTTGGAAGCTACTATTTTTCTAGATCAATATACCAAGTGTCTGTTTATTCTGTTTTCTTAATCTATTGATTGAACTTTCTGGGCATTATTCAACTTTTCCTTTGCAACCCAACAGGTGGGATGTGTGGAAGGGTGTCACAGACTTGCTGAAACATACTGAGGCGAATATTCAAAAGAAAAAGGAGCTAATGGTAAAACATTCTGGGGACAAGAATACAAGGCTTGGACGTCCACTACATGTTGAAACTAGAAGTTCTACCGGTTGGACTTATTGCCTCTCTTTCTAATGGCAAACTGTTTCCTTGTGAAATGTTGTTTCCGTTAACATGATTAATATCCTTGAGATGAAAATCTAGCTTCAAGTGATGTTCTCATTATGGCACATCCGCCCTTATATCAGTATCTGTTTTATCCAAGTAAAGAATTTAGCTTTACGTGTCACTTATTGATCTTTAGCAAGTTAAACTTCTAGACAAAACGGCTGATTGACAACTAGAGAAGGGAGAGTCCTAATATTTATGAGTCATCATGAACCAAATTTGAAAGGCATCCAGGTGCTTCATGGTTGGCTTCAAACGTAGAGAACAACCTGCACATGAGGGACCGTAATCATATAATCGTTTCATCTCTTATTCTGCCACATATATTAACTATACCCGCACAATGTGGTTAACGGGAGGAAATACAATATTCTCTAGTCTCTCCTTGATCCCTAATTCTTTTACTCCCACTTACTTCCTGGCCGAATAAGAGTTTATGTTCTACAATGGGATTTTTTTCCTTCACCAATACTAAAATCAAAGTAAGATGAGAATGCTACCTACTAACTACTAGGTTTAAGGGCAATGTATAAAAAGTTAATAGGCATGTGTCTGTTATGTTGGTTTTTCCTTCCTATCGGCACAATGAATTTCAATTTCAAACTTATCTTTACCAACTCCTTTGTGCTGAAATCTGGATTGCAATGGCATCACAGGGGTGAGAGGCAGGAAGCGGAAACATGAAACCATAAAAAAGGTATGGTTTACGAACTATGTGTGTATTCTGGTACAACTGAATACTAGTTGCTTAATTTTAATCTTTTGTCAGACTGAGTAAGCATTTGGTTTTACTTGGTTGAAGACTTCAGTGAAGTTTTATCTTCTTTCGCTTTGTAGGAAGTAAGCTTTGTTCCATCAGAAAAGCATGTCAACCTCCAAATTCCATCTACTTTGAAGAAACAATTGGTTGTTGACCATGAGTGTATAACCCATCTCGGCCAGGTAAACTGTGCTGCAAAAATTGTGGAATCTTTTTCAAGAATATACACTTTCCAGTATGCTATTAAGTGGCTCATATATGGTAGCATACAAGCCCCCACCCTCTTCATTGGAAGTTGGTGTTAGATGGTCGAAGAGGAAGTATATTTTGTCTAAATGCCTCAATTAACTTGCATCTCTAAgaactttttcaatttttaattatttttaaaagtttttgTCACATTAGTAAGGGATGGCTGCTTGGTAATTTTCATGCAAAAATTGGAGGATGCTGGGGAATATTGTCTGTTTTTGGGGGGGTGAAATATCACCAACCCGGCACACAACCCGTGCAGAGaggattttatttgtttatccCTTGATCTATCTTGGTCATCGGGGCTATTGCTTTGTCCTAAACTACAGTCAGATGATATTCCTTTAATAAGTGAAACCTCAACTATTTCCTAACATATTCTATGTTCTATCTTACATTAGTATGATTATAATCTGTTTGACATCCTTTTCTCTGTAAAACTATCATTTTGCTACATGTCTGTTAAAGCTATATGGCCAATTGGAAATGCTTTTCACCAGAAATCCTTTTATGCAGCTAGTCAAACTTCCGCGCTCTCCTAGTGCATATGAGATACTGAACAAGTATTTTGATTACCAGGTGAAGAAAGATGGCATGTAAGCCCATATTCTATAACTTGTTTTCTGTAATATCATGTCTATAAGGAATTATTCTGCTTTAGCTGATAGAGTGAAGGGATTGAGAAAAGAACTAATCAATTTTGATAAATAATGAACTATGAAATCAGGAAGAAACCCTCCTCAAACAAGACCAATCTTCAAACGAGGCCATACAACAGAAGCTGTGCCCAAAACTGACGTAATATATGAATGAATCCCTAGCTCACAAATAAGTATTTAAAGACCTAAAAAAATGGCATGGTCCAAGTAAATAACTTGGAGGCCCACACAAAAGCTTGATCCATGTACTCTAATTCTAAATTACTTAACCCTAAATAACTAAATACATTAAAGAAATACAAGATACTACAGCCAATAATAAACTGTATCATTAACCTATGTTGTATTTTACTGTGCTTTTCTCCTATTATACACCTCCAAATATATTTCTTCCAAACTAACTTTACATTCAAAACAAATGTTGAGGACCTTTTATGTACCTTGCACATGTCATCAATATCTTCTGAACTTTCTGtttttggacaaaatatgtTAATCTGTATGTAATAAGGTGGCTTTGCAGTCTAGTAATACTAGTTGTTGGTGATGCCACTCAGCATGAATTCTTAGTAACGGTATTTGTGATTTTGGTGAGTGAAGGATAATGGAGACTGTTAAAGAGATTGTAGATGGATTGCGCTGCTACTTCGACAAAGCATTACCTGCAATGCTCCTCTACAAAGAAGAACGTCAGCAGTACAAAGAAGTGATTTCTGATAATGTCTCTCCTTCGGGTGTATATGGAGCTGAACATTTATTAAGACTCTTTGGTATGCTGAAGTTTATATATCTAGATAATGTTATTAAAGCTTGGTTGCAATAATACATTCTAAACATTTTAGTTTGGGTTGATATCTGGTTGGTTAAGCTTCTTTTGTTGATAAATAGCTGAATGTacaaaatatatagtatatgattACTATGGTTTTGGAAGGCAATATAAAAAATTTCCTTGAAAGGCCTAATTCCTAAAAGATAGAATTTCTTATGCCTCGAGCCATACCCCTAGACATATTATGCCTCATAAGATATTTTCTTGAGTGACCTCTGAGGTTTGTCACTTGAGCTTGAACCTAAAGGGTAACTGAGTGTAGATCAGTAAAACACGTTATGAAAAATAGCAAAGTTTCTCTTCCCCATGAAGACAGGCTACAATTGGTAGCTGGATTTTAGTGTTTTACATTAAAAGTCTGAATATGGTGTGCGCGGGTCTGAAAACTGTCTTAAATCTGTTTGTCAAATGAAACGATAAAGCTCTATTCCGTATCAAAGATTGATGTTAATCGTCTAAAATTTCATTCTGAAATTTAAACTTTTTTCTTGATTTGCCGTTCTTAAACAATGTTTCTCATATGCAGTTAAACTGCCTGAGATGCTCTCATTTGTGCACATTGAAATGGAGACACTGTCAGAGCTGCAGCAAAGATTGGTGGACTTCCTCAGGTCTTATAATCTTATTGTTTAAGCTTGAAATAACTTGTTCTTCCCTACCGAACCTGCAGTCATAACTTGATTTTGCATCTcagttttttccttttctttgagTTAGGGAGGAGGGGATATGGGGATTGAACCCCGGTCTCTCCCTTGCAGTAGAAGGCTTGTGGTAGAGTTTGTGTCTCTTTAATAATTCATCTTCATtagtttttttgtagtggttcGGTTTTGTAAATAACCACTCGAAAGGTGCCACTAAGTCGTAAGAGTTTCAATGGATTGAACCCTCTAAAACCTTGTGTTGGGAACAACTTTGTCTAGAAACATATAGATGTTGAAGAAATGGCTACTTTTTTTGTTATATATCTTTACTTGCTTTAGACACCAATAACATTCATATCCACAAATCTCAATGCACTATCATCCCGGTGATGCCTTATTGGTGTAACCGAGTGGTTTTCCAAATAAGGTAGTCGCCAAATTTGATTCTGTTTTAATTGAGTTGAAGGTTCGTGTTCGGACGAGGTTTAGATTCCATAAGTAAAGCTTGAACTAGTTTTAGTTTGTAATGCAAGACTTGCACAATGATGCTCATAGGATTGGTTGTTTGTTGTCAACTTGCCATAACCTTCAAACTGAAGAACTAGCGTAGTCTCTCGAAATAAGGTTCGATCTTCCTCGTTAAATATTGCATTAATCAACTGCAGGTCATTTTGAACTTAACATATGGCATGGCTATCTTTGCGTCTTGGAGGGTCGTGTTTTTGTTGTATTAGTAATATAAACTAGACTTGTTTGTGGTGCAAAGCAGGTTCCTCCAGAGCAATCAACGCGAGTTCTTTTATTCGAACTACGAGAAGGCGGAGGAGGGCCTTGCTGACGATGTTAAGAAAGAAGAAAATTGAAGAGAGTGTGGTAAAAGGTAATAGTTGTTGTAAGGAAAGCACTTGGGATCTAAAGAGACACAACTTGCCATTTAATATACGACCTTATTGTATAGCTCGCTCTAGTTGCCTTATTCTAAATGAGTTGATGTCTCTTGGCTATCATGCTTATGGCttgttcctctctctctctctctctctcacacacacacacacacacgcacacaccgACCGAAGTTGAGGAATTGATTTTAAGTATATGAATTAGGAATATTGTGTGAACTGAGGTCTAGAGCTCCAGACGAATTGAATtcggagatttttttttctttttgaaagttcatggttttattttttaaatgtgaACTTCTTTTTCTCTTATACTTTCACTTTCTTTTACTCTTTTCCTTCAACAAAAAAGAAGTGGACTGAAAATAAGAAGGAAATCCAAAGTATGTGGAGCATAAACAAGTAAACAACAAAGTACAAGGGGAAAAGCCCTTAAAAGGTGGGCAGATATTAGTAATAAGATAAAGATGGAAAGTATGACATCCCTGCCTCATTTGATGAGCTGTTCTTCCTATGCAGGAGTACATCTTAGTGTGATAaagatttctttaatttttcaaatatatttacatGATTTCATTTCCTTAAAACATAATTAGATAGATCAAGATCATCCAAGCAGAGTCCTCATCGAGCTAGAACTCTTATTTCCATCTACGATTGGGAAATGATTAACTTGAGCTACAAGAGAAGATTTTAAACTTGATATTTATATAAGGAGGTCATATTTCGTTCAAGATGGCTGGGGATTTTCATTTATAATAGCTCTCGCCATGTAGACGAGAATTCTTGTTCCTGTTAGGTGTCCCCTCGGACTTGGTTCCGTCTGTAGTTCATTTATTGATATAGTAGTACTTTTATTTCTCCTAGCAGAAGATTGTTTGTGAGTTATACACTTGAGCGTACATTGTAGAAAATTATAAACTCTTCTTTATTTTTGGTTCTTGTTTCTCAAGAGATTAGGTGGGTCTAGAAAGTTAGTAGTTGTCTAGCTTTTAGTTATTCACCGTTGATGAGGTTTTGGGAAGATATAGAGGCTAAGTAAGAAGGTGTCTTattgtgtaagtcctttgtacaTCTCAATTTCATATAGTGAATAATTTTTCATGGGCGAGGCTCTTAAGACGTATAGACGTATGTTGTTTAACCGAACTGGGTTATCATTCCGTGTGTTTCATCTTTCGTACTGACATTCCTCTTGTAACACATCTCACCTCATGTTTTATGGATTAATCATTCTTTCACTTCACCAACTAAGTTCATATCCAAAATAActcaaaattttcttttattcttcTAATCAAGTCAAACTAAAAGTCAAATACGAATAGTACCAAAAAATATACTAACAGTCCAAGAAAAGAATCAATTTCTATCCTATTGCGATATATTGTAGATTTATT
This window encodes:
- the LOC130998145 gene encoding protein MRG1-like, encoding MSNSGAIESYTTPISGGCGDGGGTTSSVTDSPIRDEAVDSSPFQEGEKVLAFHGPCLYDAKVQKIESCSKGWKYYVHYPGWSKKWDVWKGVTDLLKHTEANIQKKKELMVKHSGDKNTRLGRPLHVETRSSTGVRGRKRKHETIKKEVSFVPSEKHVNLQIPSTLKKQLVVDHECITHLGQLVKLPRSPSAYEILNKYFDYQVKKDGMIMETVKEIVDGLRCYFDKALPAMLLYKEERQQYKEVISDNVSPSGVYGAEHLLRLFVKLPEMLSFVHIEMETLSELQQRLVDFLRFLQSNQREFFYSNYEKAEEGLADDVKKEEN